The SAR324 cluster bacterium genome includes the window CGTCAGGGTCGGCAAACGCACCAACAGCCAGGTTCTGATCGCCAATGCATGGCATCACAGATCTGATGCCATTTCATCGGTTGCCGCGTTCATCGGCATTGGTTTGTCCCAGTTTGGATATCCGGTGATGGATCCGGTGACAGGTGTTCTGGTGGCATTGATCATTATAAAAATGTCTATCACACTCTCATTTTCAAGCGCCCGTGAATTGACAGACACCCAGCCTGAAGAAGAAGTGAACGAAAAAGTGGACAAAATCCTGCAAAATATTGAGGAAGTGGTGAACTATCATGAAATCCGTGCCAGAAAAATGGGACCCTATCTGCTGGTGGATCTGCATATACAAGTAGACAGCGCCATGAGCGTTTCCGCGGCGCATCAGGTAGCTCAACGGGTCCAGCTCGATGTGCTGAAAAAAGTACCGATAATCCATGAGGTGCTGGTGCATGTGGACGCAGAGGAAGACACTGAACTGGTAAACCCGAAACTCATGCGTTCCCAGAAAGAAATTGAACGGGAAATCCTGGATCGTCTCCAGAATTTTAATGAAATTGACCAGATTTCACACATACTTTGCCACTTTCTCAATAATCAATTAACAGTGCAAATCACCATCAACCTGAATCCCGATATGACCATCCGGTCGGCCTATAAAATTGCTGAAAAAATTCAGGAACGGGTCAATGGCATTGAGGATGTGGAAGATGTTGATGTTCATCTGGAACTCTCCCGGGAGCATAAATTTCAGGATCTCAAGTTCCATCTTCCTCAAACCTGATCACAGAGGTTGATAATGAAACAAGCGGTCCGACACTCTATGGAAGATTTTAAACAAGACGTTTTGAAATTGGTTTGGAAGATGGGGAGGCGACCAATTTAAGCCGATACAGTTAGGTAGAGACGGGTTTCAAACCCGTCTCTACCGATGGTGCCCTTCCACGGTTCGTTGGCAAGCCACCGGAGGTGGGATAAGGAGGGTTCCCCACCAGAGGTAGGGAACCAGAAAAAATGTTTAAAGATTCATGGTCGATTACTCAACTCAAAGCTCCAGCGGTTGTCTGGAAATAAAATTCAACACGGACCAGGGATTGAAGATCACCTGGTTGCCAAACAGATAGCCGTTATACCAATCCTGCACTTCCTGACGGCGGTGAGTCTGTTGGAAATCCTCCAGCATTTGATCCACCTCCGGTTCCGTGAAGCCAAACCAGTTCGAAAATTGGGGCGATACCAGCGAATACACCCCGAGATTGTTGAGTCCGGAAAAAATCGAATCCCGGGCCACTCGCAAAATCCCGGTCATGACGCTTTTTTCCAGATCCAGGTTGTCTTTCATCGCGCCGCTGAGCAGGTTGCGCATGAACAAAACCACGTCTTCATAGTAGCCATATTGCCACCCCGCGTGGATCGGCGTGTCATATTCATCAATCAGCAGTATGACTTTTTGCTGATGCGTTTTGTGCAGGAGTTTCATCAATAAGCGTAGGGCATTTCCGAGCAAGGGAACTGAAGCTTTTTTTGCGAGATCTCCTGGAGTTCCTGATTCTCTCTTGCTGTCAAATGATTGTGCTCCAAAACGGAGTAATGACGTTCGACTTCCTCCGCTAACAACAAGCTCATCTCCTGGTAGCAGCTCTCCCAGGTTTTTTCCTTCACATCCTTGAAGGTGAGATAAATGACTGGATACTGCCCCTGCCGGGCCATGAGTTCGGGATGTTGCGCAATCGCCAACTCGGCAAACAGCGCGGTGTTGGCAGGGTCGGTTTTTTCAAAGAAGTACCGTAGCATGGAAAGATTCAATGTTTTCCCAAAACGTCTGGGACGGGGCAGAAGCAGGACTTTATCCCCAAATTCCAGCACCTCCCGAATCAACAGACTCTTGTCCACATAGGTGTACGACTCTTCTATCAATTCCTTGAAATCCGATAACCCGATCGGAAGTTTGCGTTTGTGTGTCATCGATGTTCCTTTCTCTGCTTGGCAGTGATTCCTGACGTCTCGTCGGGAACCATTCCATGTGTTCACTGTCCGTTCCTGATTTTCAATCGGGAACGTTCAATTTGATACAGAAAATCATTCAGCGATTTCAAGGGGTCGCTTGCCCCCCAAACTCCAGAAATCGCGGCAATTCCATAAGCACCGGCCTTCATACAATTTTCAACACTTTCCGGTGTAATTCCCCCTAATGCGAAAACAGGAATTTTGCAATTATCAGTGATCAGGCTGAGACCTTCAATTCCCGGTACCACTGTTCTTTCAGGATGAGAGGTTGTTGGGAAAACGGGGCCGAATACCACAAAATCCGCACCCTGTTTTTCCGCTGTCAAAACCCCTTCCAGCGAATGCGTCGAGATTCCGACCGATAAAGATTGACGAAGGACAGGATGCATTTTTTTCAATTCACAACTGTCTTCCCGAAGATGAACCCCTGACAATCCAAGATTCAATGCCAGATCCGCACGGTCATTGATAAATAGCGATACGTTGTGTTGAGGGGGCAGGCAATGGAGCAATTTTTCAGTGAAGCTTGTCAGGTCGCGGGGGGATTTGTATTTTTCCCTGATTTGCAGGCCCAGATGTCGTGAGGCAAGATGAGGTGCGAGTGTGAGAAGTTGATCGGGAAATTGCTCTTCGTTGCTGAGCAAATAGAAGCGAAATGGTGGGGGCGTCACAGAACGCATGACAGGTAACAGATAGCCCTTCAGAATCAATGAGTTGAGAAAATCATGAAGAATTTCTGAAGCTCAAATTTATTCAAAACAAGTATGCCAGAAATGGTGAAACCATTATTCCTACAAGCAGAACAGGTGTAAATATCATATGTCCTCCTTCTCAGTTGTCCAGTATTCACACCAACCAGACAATCCGGAATTATCATTACAAGAAATCAATCTTCTCCCAGTCATCCTGACAAGAGACACCCGCTGACATCTTTCCTGTGTATGATCTTCAACTTCCTTGTTTGAGAAGGTTATCAACAACCTTAAAAAAACTATGACAATTAATTAAAGAAAAAACAAACTGTTCCGATAAGAAAATCAAAGAAACTTCAGGGACTCAAAACAGAGTCTCCAGCACTGGATTTCAGCCTTGTGAATGGGTGAAACGCTGAAGGGAATAAAAATGGACAAAGTAAACCATAATCTTAAAAAAACTTAAGGGATCTGCTAAAGAAAATTTCAGGACGACCGATAAGAAGGA containing:
- a CDS encoding cation diffusion facilitator family transporter, translating into MTTSTDHSAIRITWIGVIANLLLTLLKLVVGVIGKSSALIADAAHSLSDLLTDAVALWALKVSQQPKDQNHPYGHGKFESMGTLIISSILFITGVGIAWQSLQKIDNPVTPDISTLWAALISIVVKEWMYHATVRVGKRTNSQVLIANAWHHRSDAISSVAAFIGIGLSQFGYPVMDPVTGVLVALIIIKMSITLSFSSARELTDTQPEEEVNEKVDKILQNIEEVVNYHEIRARKMGPYLLVDLHIQVDSAMSVSAAHQVAQRVQLDVLKKVPIIHEVLVHVDAEEDTELVNPKLMRSQKEIEREILDRLQNFNEIDQISHILCHFLNNQLTVQITINLNPDMTIRSAYKIAEKIQERVNGIEDVEDVDVHLELSREHKFQDLKFHLPQT
- a CDS encoding AAA family ATPase: MKLLHKTHQQKVILLIDEYDTPIHAGWQYGYYEDVVLFMRNLLSGAMKDNLDLEKSVMTGILRVARDSIFSGLNNLGVYSLVSPQFSNWFGFTEPEVDQMLEDFQQTHRRQEVQDWYNGYLFGNQVIFNPWSVLNFISRQPLEL
- a CDS encoding AAA family ATPase, which produces MTHKRKLPIGLSDFKELIEESYTYVDKSLLIREVLEFGDKVLLLPRPRRFGKTLNLSMLRYFFEKTDPANTALFAELAIAQHPELMARQGQYPVIYLTFKDVKEKTWESCYQEMSLLLAEEVERHYSVLEHNHLTARENQELQEISQKKLQFPCSEMPYAY
- a CDS encoding thiamine phosphate synthase; protein product: MRSVTPPPFRFYLLSNEEQFPDQLLTLAPHLASRHLGLQIREKYKSPRDLTSFTEKLLHCLPPQHNVSLFINDRADLALNLGLSGVHLREDSCELKKMHPVLRQSLSVGISTHSLEGVLTAEKQGADFVVFGPVFPTTSHPERTVVPGIEGLSLITDNCKIPVFALGGITPESVENCMKAGAYGIAAISGVWGASDPLKSLNDFLYQIERSRLKIRNGQ